Below is a window of Culturomica massiliensis DNA.
AATCTACATCAGTTCTTTAAAGGGTTTCATCGTCCTGGTTTAAGGGTACGATAAAAACATTGAATAAGTCAATCGACTTAATCATGCGAAAATACGATTTTTTTGTAAATTTGCGGCTTAATTGAGCGCTAAAACATTAAAAAGAATATATATGAGCCATTTCAAGAGAAATCTGATCACAACGGCATTACCGTATGCCAACGGGCCTGTACACATCGGCCATCTGGCCGGAGTATATGTACCTGCCGATATTTATGTAAGGTATTTGAGGGCTAAGGGGGAAGAAGTGGTATTTATCGGTGGCTCCGATGAGCACGGGGTACCTATTACGATTAAAGCTCAGAAAGAAGGTGTCACTCCGCAAGATATTGTAGACCGGTATCATGAATTGATAAAAAAATCGTTTCAGGAGTTCGGTATCTCTTTTGATATTTATTCGCGTACCAGTTCGAAAACCCACCATGAATTGTCTTCGGCTTTTTTTAAAAAACTGTATGATGAAGGTAAGTTTATTGAAAAAACGTCTATGCAATTCTACGATGAGAAAGCGGGACAGTTTCTGGCAGACCGTTACATTATCGGTAAATGTCCGCATTGCGGCAATGAACGGGCTTACGGAGATCAGTGTGAAGCCTGTGGTACGAGCTTAAATGCAACCGATTTGATCAATCCCGTTTCGGCTATAACCGGTAATACTCCCCAATTGAAGGAAACGAAACATTGGTATTTGCCACTGGATCGTTATGAAGATTGGTTGAAGAAGTGGATTTTAGAAGAGCACAAGGAATGGAAAAGTAATGTTTACGGACAATGTAAGTCCTGGTTAGACAATGGCCTGCAACCTCGGGCGGTTACCCGGGATTTGGATTGGGGCGTACCGGTGCCGGTTGAAGGGGCTGAAGGCAAGGTTTTGTATGTGTGGTTTGACGCGCCGATCGGTTATATTTCTGCGACGAAGGACCTGACACCGGATTGGGAGAAATACTGGAAAGATAAGGAAACCCGGATGATTCATTTTATCGGTAAGGACAATATCGTATTTCATTGTATTATTTTCCCGGCAATGTTAAAGGCTGAAGGGTCTTATATTTTGCCCGACAATGTGCCCGCAAACGAGTTTTTAAATCTGGAAGGGGATAAGATTTCGACTTCCCGGAACTGGGCGGTCTGGTTGCACGAATATTTGCGCGATTTTGAAGGGAAACAGGATGTGTTGCGTTATGTATTGACAGCTAACGCTCCGGAGACAAAGGACAACGATTTTACCTGGAAGGATTTTCAAACCCGCAATAACAGTGAGCTGGTAGCTATTTACGGTAACTTTATCAACCGGGCACTGGTGTTGACACATAAATATTTCGGAGGTATTGTTCCTGAAAGAGGGGAATTGACGGCATACGATGAGGAAGTACTGGCAGAAATACCCCGGATAGTAGAAAGGGTGGAGAAGAATCTGGATAACTTCCATTTCCGCGAAGCTTTGAAGGAATGTATGGGGTTGGCCCGTCTGGGAAATAAATATCTGGCCGATACGGAACCCTGGAAGCTGATAAAAGTGGACGAAGGACGGGTAAAGACGATTTTGAATATCTGTTTGCAGATTGCGGCGGATTTGACTGCATTGACCGAACCTTTTATGCCGTTCAGTGCGCTGCGGCTGAGGACATTCCTGAATATGGAACCGTTGTCCTGGGATAAGATGGGAGACAATGTATTGGCTGCCGGACACCGGATCAATGAAGCCGGTTTGTTGTTCGATAAGATCGAGGACGAAGAGATTCAGCGGCAAGTCGACCGTTTACTGGCTACGAAAAAAGCGAATGAGTTGGCGAATGTAACGGCTGCTCCGGCAAAACCGGATATTACTTTTGAGGATTTTCAGAAAATGGATATCCGGGTCGGTAAAATCGTTGCGGCGGAGAAAGTGGCGAAAACCAAAAAATTGATGAAGCTGACGGTTGATACCGGTATCGATACCCGTACCGTGGTTTCGGGTATTGCCGAATATTATACCCCGGAGGAAGTCATCGGACGGCAGGTAAGTATACTGGTGAATCTGGAGCCGAAAGCATTGAAAGGTATCGAGTCGCAGGGAATGATACTGATGGCGGAGGATGCCGGCGGAGCTCTTTCTTTTGTGACCCCGGATAAAGAAATAAAACCGGGATCGGAAATCCGGTAAAGCTTTGTGGCAATGCAATAAGCCCCGCAGTATTTTTGCTGCGGGGCTTATTATTACGCTTACTGTATAAATCTTGTTTTTATCTCCGGATCGGTAATATCGGTAAATAATTCGATCGTATATGTCCTGTCCGGTAACAGATCGATGTAATTGTCCGAGAAACGGACGGTGTTCCCGGGGGAATAGAACATAACATCACAGGCCAGTTTATCGGTTGTTACCGTCAGAAATTTTC
It encodes the following:
- the metG gene encoding methionine--tRNA ligase, producing the protein MSHFKRNLITTALPYANGPVHIGHLAGVYVPADIYVRYLRAKGEEVVFIGGSDEHGVPITIKAQKEGVTPQDIVDRYHELIKKSFQEFGISFDIYSRTSSKTHHELSSAFFKKLYDEGKFIEKTSMQFYDEKAGQFLADRYIIGKCPHCGNERAYGDQCEACGTSLNATDLINPVSAITGNTPQLKETKHWYLPLDRYEDWLKKWILEEHKEWKSNVYGQCKSWLDNGLQPRAVTRDLDWGVPVPVEGAEGKVLYVWFDAPIGYISATKDLTPDWEKYWKDKETRMIHFIGKDNIVFHCIIFPAMLKAEGSYILPDNVPANEFLNLEGDKISTSRNWAVWLHEYLRDFEGKQDVLRYVLTANAPETKDNDFTWKDFQTRNNSELVAIYGNFINRALVLTHKYFGGIVPERGELTAYDEEVLAEIPRIVERVEKNLDNFHFREALKECMGLARLGNKYLADTEPWKLIKVDEGRVKTILNICLQIAADLTALTEPFMPFSALRLRTFLNMEPLSWDKMGDNVLAAGHRINEAGLLFDKIEDEEIQRQVDRLLATKKANELANVTAAPAKPDITFEDFQKMDIRVGKIVAAEKVAKTKKLMKLTVDTGIDTRTVVSGIAEYYTPEEVIGRQVSILVNLEPKALKGIESQGMILMAEDAGGALSFVTPDKEIKPGSEIR